A region from the Stygiolobus caldivivus genome encodes:
- a CDS encoding FkbM family methyltransferase, with the protein MKGLTYITTRINAYKKVYDNWISILKNINKGEKIIDVVLKDKSRGKCTIDCVIALVDLVNKFNFNPSKFHFESESLYYNDYKVIQDSYLSIIISAGGFIKEGEIWYNKKYNIRFINKINFNLFENFVLEQYNTEIEGEVVDIGANIGDSAIYFVLKGATHVYAFEPLFTVYKIALQNVKINNLEDKITLINAAISSKEGKTKVPSTVDIEESGGFTVTNEGDIEVPMLSFNNVRKMVKDPYLLKLDCEGCEADIIFSSELDFEKIFVESHEKITKIPHGELIKRLEEQYYRCEERIKIDSNTKLFYCTKLK; encoded by the coding sequence ATGAAAGGTTTAACGTATATAACTACTAGAATAAATGCGTATAAAAAAGTCTATGATAATTGGATTTCTATATTAAAAAATATAAATAAAGGAGAAAAAATAATTGACGTTGTATTAAAGGACAAATCTAGGGGAAAATGTACAATAGATTGTGTTATAGCCCTTGTTGATTTAGTCAATAAATTTAACTTTAATCCTTCAAAGTTTCATTTTGAGAGTGAAAGTCTCTATTATAATGACTATAAAGTTATTCAAGATTCTTACTTATCTATTATAATTTCTGCTGGCGGCTTTATAAAAGAAGGTGAAATATGGTATAATAAGAAATATAATATTAGATTTATTAATAAAATAAATTTCAATTTATTTGAAAATTTTGTCTTAGAGCAATATAACACAGAGATAGAAGGTGAAGTAGTAGACATTGGTGCTAATATCGGTGATTCTGCAATATATTTTGTATTAAAAGGAGCAACGCATGTTTATGCATTTGAGCCATTATTTACAGTTTATAAAATTGCTTTACAGAATGTTAAAATTAATAACCTAGAGGATAAAATTACTTTAATCAATGCTGCAATTAGCTCTAAAGAAGGAAAAACTAAAGTTCCATCAACTGTCGATATAGAGGAGTCCGGAGGTTTTACTGTAACAAATGAAGGAGACATAGAAGTTCCTATGCTTTCCTTTAATAATGTAAGAAAAATGGTTAAAGACCCTTACCTTTTAAAGCTGGACTGCGAAGGATGTGAGGCTGATATAATCTTTTCATCAGAGTTAGACTTTGAGAAAATTTTTGTTGAATCTCATGAGAAAATAACCAAAATACCCCATGGAGAGTTAATAAAGAGATTAGAAGAACAATATTATAGATGTGAAGAAAGAATAAAAATAGACAGTAATACTAAACTATTCTATTGTACTAAACTTAAATAA
- the cmr4 gene encoding type III-B CRISPR module RAMP protein Cmr4, translating to MKGLLVLAYAVTNLHPGAGRGYGVVDLPVQKDQLGYPIIFSSAFKGPLKALCAGEAVNGSGRINCKEKPECCCLFGSEPEEAESNKGVLNVLDLLLFSVPAPIRNGFVQLTTRYLIERARNIFNVIKDINGYTGTLGNDISLLLDKKGDGEVAEIYNSEIETLNLDGFKILNSLPLFNSKLAVSDDRRLIDRSLIVYTRNRLNLLTKVVNEGGLWSEEYIPMGSIFIGGFVIDESVSNKYCEVTSKVACDSLRFLPYFSKVFNANKISDDVYSLYLNIGGKESIGKGFMKVFVGV from the coding sequence ATGAAAGGGCTTTTAGTTTTAGCGTATGCAGTTACTAACCTTCATCCAGGTGCAGGTAGGGGTTACGGGGTCGTAGACTTACCCGTTCAGAAAGACCAACTTGGTTATCCCATAATTTTCTCCTCGGCATTTAAAGGCCCTTTAAAGGCTTTATGTGCTGGCGAGGCGGTCAATGGCTCCGGGAGAATAAACTGTAAGGAAAAACCAGAATGTTGCTGTTTGTTCGGTAGCGAGCCCGAAGAAGCGGAGAGTAATAAGGGTGTACTCAACGTTTTAGATTTACTCCTATTTTCCGTCCCGGCTCCTATTCGTAATGGTTTTGTGCAATTAACCACACGTTATCTCATTGAAAGGGCTAGAAATATATTTAACGTAATAAAGGACATAAACGGGTATACGGGGACTTTAGGTAACGACATCTCTTTGCTCTTAGATAAAAAAGGAGACGGTGAGGTAGCTGAAATATATAATAGTGAGATCGAGACACTCAATCTCGACGGTTTTAAAATATTGAATTCTCTTCCTTTATTTAACAGTAAACTGGCGGTCTCAGATGATAGGAGGCTTATTGATAGGTCTTTAATAGTCTATACTAGGAATAGGTTAAATCTTTTGACTAAGGTCGTTAATGAGGGAGGGCTGTGGAGTGAGGAATACATCCCTATGGGCTCGATTTTTATAGGAGGTTTCGTTATTGACGAAAGTGTTAGTAATAAGTACTGTGAGGTTACCAGCAAGGTTGCTTGCGATAGTTTACGTTTCTTGCCTTATTTTTCCAAGGTATTTAACGCAAACAAGATTTCGGACGACGTTTACTCCCTTTACCTTAACATAGGGGGTAAGGAGAGTATAGGTAAGGGGTTCATGAAAGTTTTCGTGGGTGTCTAA
- a CDS encoding lipopolysaccharide biosynthesis protein codes for MNPIKNALKSISVTTTNVITALIFFVITAKISNPSFFGKVAIIQLLEVVTSAFFYLIPGQIITREISYLYAKKEINKRVIEIFLSFPFLALPVFLILLIFPNYVKLAIPYLFLYLLNGVLTAVMIGMDMFTESAITGNLFLVIRWGISIIAVLLHSIYLFIEIWTLGAIISVSTNYVFLSRKVGLLFPSPDFTFLFKHFREGLPLYLSSLSSFFSSQGDRVTTAYLLGSYYLGIYQFSALVAGVPSMILSALGNVLLPTASFYRALGKDEKKMSSLSFRFLSLLTFLAVIISIPVGEIVIDHFFPAYKAGLEVFILLLVSSTLPFSMGSLTNFIVAAKKDLKPFLALSVLNGSLVVLTSYLLIPRIGIIGGAISQIIVATISSLFVLFYATRTSVFIPTKKEFVLLSITPLIGAYEIFVDPVFMDFLLVLAIIFIFKLFKIISEDEIRVIEGFLPRGLKFVSTILRIMS; via the coding sequence ATGAATCCAATAAAGAACGCGTTAAAAAGCATTAGTGTGACTACTACTAACGTTATAACTGCCTTAATCTTTTTCGTTATTACGGCAAAGATTTCCAATCCATCATTCTTTGGAAAAGTTGCTATAATTCAACTTCTTGAAGTAGTCACATCAGCTTTCTTTTATTTAATCCCCGGTCAAATAATAACAAGAGAAATCTCATATCTTTACGCTAAAAAAGAGATAAATAAAAGAGTAATAGAAATATTTCTTTCATTCCCTTTTTTAGCCCTTCCAGTTTTCCTTATCCTTCTCATATTCCCAAATTACGTTAAGTTAGCAATCCCCTATCTCTTTCTTTATCTCCTCAACGGCGTATTAACAGCAGTAATGATAGGGATGGACATGTTTACTGAATCGGCAATAACAGGGAACCTCTTTCTAGTCATAAGATGGGGGATATCGATAATTGCAGTTCTCTTACACAGCATTTACCTCTTCATCGAGATCTGGACTTTGGGTGCAATAATTTCGGTCTCCACAAATTATGTATTTCTGAGCAGAAAAGTCGGATTACTCTTTCCTTCTCCGGACTTTACCTTCCTCTTTAAGCACTTCAGGGAGGGTCTTCCCCTTTATCTCTCTTCTTTATCTAGTTTCTTTTCTTCTCAAGGGGATAGAGTAACTACGGCATACTTGTTGGGTTCTTATTACCTAGGCATTTATCAATTCTCTGCATTAGTAGCCGGAGTGCCTTCGATGATTTTAAGTGCTTTAGGAAACGTCTTGCTACCGACAGCATCTTTTTATAGAGCTTTGGGAAAAGACGAGAAGAAGATGTCATCTCTTTCTTTTAGATTTTTATCGCTCTTAACTTTTCTAGCCGTAATAATCTCTATTCCCGTAGGTGAGATAGTAATTGATCACTTCTTCCCGGCATATAAGGCTGGACTAGAAGTTTTCATTTTACTTTTGGTTTCATCTACCCTTCCTTTTTCTATGGGATCCTTAACTAATTTCATTGTCGCGGCTAAGAAGGACTTGAAGCCTTTTCTTGCCCTCTCAGTTTTAAACGGTAGCTTAGTAGTGCTCACTTCCTATTTATTGATTCCTAGGATAGGGATAATAGGAGGGGCTATATCTCAGATCATTGTAGCCACTATATCTTCTCTCTTTGTCCTTTTTTATGCGACCAGGACCTCAGTTTTTATCCCGACTAAGAAAGAGTTTGTCCTCCTTTCAATTACTCCGCTTATTGGTGCTTATGAAATATTCGTTGACCCAGTTTTTATGGATTTCCTATTAGTTCTCGCTATTATTTTTATCTTCAAATTATTTAAAATAATTAGTGAGGACGAGATCAGGGTCATAGAAGGCTTCTTACCGCGTGGCTTAAAGTTCGTGTCCACTATCTTAAGGATTATGAGTTAA
- the cmr5 gene encoding type III-B CRISPR module-associated protein Cmr5, with protein sequence MDEVDYALDIGAKLLELVRSCNKSVKGFRSRAREMPQMVQQLGLIPSLTFLLSKIDDKLLLPSIQYFVKGKGVGEKEKLCDEVEEEGYTSYLVVSFAWVKLKLNDIKFFDKCDFDESVDVVSYIKEDYISTLKTLKNDGNLLANIEGSVLNLSIELKKIVDGVYGGEGDRRSS encoded by the coding sequence ATGGATGAGGTGGATTACGCTTTGGACATCGGCGCGAAACTTCTTGAGCTGGTGAGGTCTTGTAACAAGAGCGTTAAGGGTTTTAGGAGCAGGGCTAGGGAGATGCCGCAAATGGTTCAGCAACTCGGTTTAATCCCCTCACTGACTTTTTTGCTGTCAAAAATAGACGATAAACTCTTACTCCCCTCAATTCAATACTTTGTAAAGGGAAAAGGGGTTGGTGAAAAAGAAAAGTTGTGTGACGAGGTAGAGGAGGAAGGGTATACTTCGTACTTAGTAGTGAGTTTCGCGTGGGTCAAGTTAAAGCTCAATGACATAAAGTTTTTTGATAAGTGCGACTTTGATGAGTCTGTTGATGTCGTGAGCTACATAAAGGAGGATTACATATCGACCCTCAAAACGTTAAAAAATGACGGGAACCTCCTTGCGAATATTGAGGGTTCCGTCCTTAATCTCTCTATAGAGTTAAAGAAAATAGTTGACGGTGTTTATGGTGGTGAAGGTGATAGAAGAAGTAGCTAA
- the cas10 gene encoding type III-B CRISPR-associated protein Cas10/Cmr2, which translates to MDDNFFLNKIYALFHDPPHKMTVTMGKSGKDFFRKNFEGACGVGGHKGEASIMLYNLIIKELENKPKDFCNIYIKKGTGVYYADIFASEYNRWVLNYLYNNKNKRKSKDHDINKQGFKNQAFFNYFNFHNIFNPSYYVKVNYDIDQEKLKVFKEKFEEVIKDAISNLNIKNISDQTKYLYFLIYTIYEPLWIYSDLPVEVEDSRAPFYTIFDHLYASASMINWVYSSSKPKGFYVVIDIPGVQGVVNSARKASDYWAGSWMLSMIVWLTVWQLIKEYGPDILLAPTARFNPLYYAMVLNYLEDVIGGKVREKVEDVLNTIIGEVSGIYNYKDFVKEAIIPATASLILPKEPGECPIKTENKILEYYKRAYDCIIKELPTGNVSSELCTEFVKAFDITLPAIGSSDFDKVIRGLVEIAEKYADKILIRPAIYVIDIDEVKDEIESDLKEKKVDKILSEKLVNKVIGQYVFHYITTKLYREKIKERYKKEILPKPEWFSSFKRLFDYKSENWEYCTVCGNEPAIFNFAKKKNEDDYSDSTKEEILKLAQVTKGSQGELFEELKVWFKPGEKLGPLCIIKRGLYYTLSGKLKVFRSTDDIAYSYYKEVIQPEIKDLDECKDLINFLDREESDVYKAFGNPVEARKKFSKCTEIGDKKLSCIQKDYEVSEVNEAFINAIKGYRGFYAIIKADVDNMTETARAEIKAEKYLDVLPKLLKHGYFEEYSRNPTSKVLSKHCKYLIYTYMNMTSVANTINEGYILMTPTYRVALSTAMMLTLLRDIKTVEVDNHGQIIYAGGDDVVTLVPIDRLIDTLIGLEDNFVGKDGFFRVRNWYIPAISPNGRSFSVRIANIADFMTNEIQTATELLNKVKKVKWVSSVEAREKFSVIISSSRLNYESILPMWDYKYLRLLKKMWVLNLSNILSSSVYEDYENGFKGLIDGFVKNGVTKGPTYELLKRLISYVLIRNGGEDLIGNFEFEMKILEVGGYKSNIFNEVFKAFRIMRGVL; encoded by the coding sequence GTGGACGATAACTTCTTCTTGAATAAGATATACGCTTTATTTCATGACCCCCCTCATAAAATGACTGTGACAATGGGGAAAAGCGGTAAAGATTTCTTTAGAAAAAACTTTGAAGGAGCGTGCGGGGTTGGAGGTCATAAAGGAGAAGCGTCAATAATGCTTTATAATTTAATTATTAAAGAGCTAGAAAATAAACCTAAAGATTTCTGCAATATATATATAAAAAAAGGGACGGGAGTATATTACGCCGATATATTTGCATCTGAATATAACAGATGGGTTCTAAACTATCTATATAATAATAAAAATAAGCGGAAATCTAAAGATCATGATATAAATAAGCAGGGATTCAAAAATCAAGCTTTCTTTAACTATTTTAATTTTCATAACATATTTAATCCCTCATATTACGTCAAGGTTAATTACGATATAGATCAAGAAAAACTTAAAGTATTTAAGGAGAAATTTGAGGAAGTAATTAAAGACGCTATCTCGAATCTTAATATCAAAAATATATCGGACCAGACCAAATACCTTTACTTTCTGATATATACAATATACGAACCTCTGTGGATTTATTCTGATCTACCAGTAGAGGTTGAAGATTCCAGAGCCCCATTTTACACAATTTTTGACCACTTATACGCCTCTGCCTCAATGATAAACTGGGTATACAGCTCCTCAAAACCGAAGGGGTTCTACGTAGTAATAGATATCCCGGGGGTGCAGGGAGTAGTTAACTCTGCTAGAAAAGCGAGTGACTATTGGGCTGGAAGTTGGATGCTTTCAATGATAGTTTGGTTGACTGTGTGGCAATTAATCAAGGAGTATGGTCCGGACATATTATTGGCACCAACTGCGAGGTTTAACCCGCTGTATTACGCAATGGTCCTGAACTACTTAGAAGACGTAATAGGCGGTAAAGTAAGGGAGAAAGTAGAGGACGTGTTAAATACAATAATAGGTGAGGTCAGCGGAATTTACAATTATAAGGACTTCGTGAAGGAGGCGATAATTCCTGCGACAGCTAGCTTAATTTTGCCTAAAGAGCCCGGTGAGTGTCCTATCAAAACCGAGAATAAAATACTGGAATACTATAAGAGGGCATATGACTGTATAATTAAGGAACTCCCCACAGGGAATGTAAGTAGTGAGTTATGTACGGAATTTGTTAAAGCTTTCGACATTACTTTACCTGCAATAGGTAGTAGTGACTTCGATAAAGTAATTAGGGGGTTAGTTGAAATAGCAGAGAAGTATGCTGACAAAATCCTGATCAGGCCCGCAATATACGTAATAGATATTGATGAGGTAAAGGATGAAATAGAGAGTGATTTAAAAGAGAAGAAAGTCGATAAAATCTTATCTGAAAAGCTAGTTAATAAGGTTATAGGTCAATACGTTTTCCATTATATTACTACTAAACTCTATAGAGAGAAAATCAAGGAAAGGTATAAGAAAGAAATTCTTCCTAAACCAGAATGGTTCTCTTCGTTTAAAAGGCTGTTCGATTATAAGAGCGAGAACTGGGAATATTGTACAGTTTGCGGGAACGAGCCGGCAATATTTAATTTTGCTAAAAAGAAAAACGAAGATGATTATTCTGATTCTACAAAGGAAGAAATCTTGAAGCTGGCTCAAGTAACTAAAGGTTCTCAAGGTGAACTGTTCGAAGAGTTAAAAGTTTGGTTTAAGCCCGGGGAAAAACTGGGCCCCTTATGTATAATCAAAAGGGGGTTATATTACACCTTAAGTGGTAAATTGAAGGTGTTTAGGAGTACAGACGACATAGCTTACAGTTATTATAAGGAAGTAATACAGCCGGAAATTAAGGACTTAGACGAGTGTAAGGATTTGATAAATTTTCTGGACAGAGAGGAATCTGACGTATACAAGGCCTTTGGAAACCCGGTGGAAGCTAGGAAAAAGTTCAGTAAATGTACGGAGATAGGTGACAAGAAACTGAGCTGTATTCAAAAGGATTATGAGGTAAGCGAGGTCAACGAGGCGTTCATAAACGCTATAAAAGGTTACAGAGGGTTTTATGCTATCATTAAGGCTGACGTTGATAACATGACTGAAACCGCTAGGGCAGAGATAAAAGCTGAAAAATACTTAGACGTTTTACCTAAGCTGCTAAAGCACGGTTATTTTGAGGAATACTCACGAAATCCTACTTCTAAAGTTTTATCCAAGCATTGTAAATATTTAATCTATACTTATATGAACATGACCTCAGTGGCTAATACCATTAATGAAGGGTACATCTTGATGACTCCGACTTATAGGGTCGCACTTTCAACTGCAATGATGTTAACGTTACTCAGAGACATAAAGACTGTTGAGGTAGATAACCACGGGCAGATAATTTATGCTGGCGGTGACGATGTAGTAACTTTAGTCCCAATAGACAGGTTAATAGATACACTGATCGGGCTCGAGGATAACTTTGTAGGCAAAGACGGTTTCTTCCGTGTAAGAAATTGGTATATCCCCGCGATATCTCCTAACGGTAGGTCGTTCTCCGTTAGAATTGCTAATATAGCAGATTTCATGACGAATGAAATACAGACTGCGACTGAGTTACTTAATAAGGTGAAAAAGGTAAAATGGGTGAGCTCAGTAGAGGCAAGGGAAAAGTTCTCGGTTATCATCTCTTCCTCTAGGTTAAACTATGAAAGTATATTGCCAATGTGGGATTATAAATATTTAAGACTATTAAAGAAAATGTGGGTATTAAACCTGAGTAATATTTTGAGTTCCTCAGTATACGAAGACTATGAAAACGGTTTCAAGGGACTAATAGATGGTTTTGTAAAAAATGGGGTAACGAAAGGACCTACGTATGAGCTACTTAAACGGCTAATTAGTTACGTGTTAATTAGAAATGGAGGGGAAGACTTAATAGGCAATTTCGAATTTGAGATGAAAATTCTTGAAGTAGGAGGTTATAAAAGTAATATATTTAATGAGGTATTTAAAGCGTTTAGAATAATGAGGGGAGTGCTTTGA
- a CDS encoding RAMP superfamily CRISPR-associated protein, with amino-acid sequence MIEEVAKIEEVVNKLINDRREVISFINVTPWWGGNEFGYTFDDDGNVTYPTANGIVGKTRWFMRNIIAQALSRDNFSEVDERYLKELGTLNNKSKITVRVIKERGDVEPHYFTKEEAACAFKRSLKLDKSICHNKDTLCNLGSLSPIDEYLMYFCVPRFNLVHLGQNGPEFYYYNQPARPRSIRIKVEVINNGASKEFFEFFKMSLIFTMKYMGIGRAATRGFGRFVPENQSGQSSLDEELGKLYSLLKPIIKNDEVRPLNLEKISRPCLFNYRNDNFLPIYGQNPIVYLIAIGNATLKVAWKRFEGKPYKDHGYNYHTWTLGLPRGQGRLGYSIKKEEDREKEDKGRRISYITLSPKCDGYTCEEIYLIPFIYEEEEAKKLIHRGKHDREKEVVKGNVRSYVEKALKQIKLMLSGGSDA; translated from the coding sequence GTGATAGAAGAAGTAGCTAAGATAGAAGAAGTAGTTAATAAGCTGATTAATGATAGGAGGGAGGTAATATCGTTTATTAACGTTACACCGTGGTGGGGAGGTAACGAGTTCGGTTATACTTTTGACGACGACGGGAACGTTACTTATCCTACTGCTAACGGAATTGTAGGTAAGACTAGATGGTTTATGAGAAACATTATTGCACAAGCTTTATCTCGGGACAATTTTTCTGAGGTAGATGAAAGATACCTTAAAGAGTTAGGGACTTTAAATAATAAGTCTAAGATAACTGTGAGAGTTATTAAGGAGAGGGGTGATGTTGAGCCACATTATTTTACAAAAGAAGAAGCTGCGTGCGCGTTTAAGAGATCTTTAAAGTTAGATAAGAGTATTTGTCATAATAAGGACACATTATGTAACTTAGGTTCCCTTTCTCCAATAGATGAATATTTAATGTATTTCTGTGTGCCGAGATTTAATCTTGTCCACTTAGGCCAAAATGGCCCTGAGTTCTATTATTACAATCAGCCAGCCAGGCCTAGGAGTATTAGGATAAAGGTCGAGGTAATAAATAATGGGGCTAGTAAAGAGTTCTTTGAATTCTTTAAAATGTCATTAATATTCACAATGAAATATATGGGAATTGGGAGGGCTGCTACTAGGGGTTTCGGGAGATTTGTACCGGAAAACCAAAGCGGACAAAGTAGTTTAGACGAAGAGTTAGGAAAATTATATTCTTTGCTGAAGCCTATTATTAAAAACGACGAAGTGAGACCTTTAAACCTAGAGAAGATATCTCGTCCTTGCTTATTCAATTATAGGAATGATAACTTCCTGCCTATATATGGTCAAAACCCCATAGTTTACCTTATTGCTATAGGAAATGCAACACTTAAAGTAGCATGGAAGAGATTTGAAGGAAAACCTTACAAGGATCACGGCTATAATTACCATACGTGGACTTTAGGGTTACCAAGAGGACAAGGGAGATTAGGTTATTCCATTAAAAAAGAAGAAGATAGGGAGAAAGAAGATAAAGGAAGGAGAATATCATATATTACACTGTCTCCAAAATGCGACGGATATACTTGCGAAGAGATTTATCTAATCCCGTTTATTTATGAGGAGGAAGAGGCAAAAAAATTAATACATAGGGGGAAGCATGATAGAGAAAAAGAAGTAGTGAAAGGAAATGTAAGAAGTTATGTCGAAAAGGCATTGAAGCAGATAAAACTCATGCTCTCTGGTGGTAGCGATGCCTGA
- the cmr6 gene encoding type III-B CRISPR module RAMP protein Cmr6, whose amino-acid sequence MPDGCSLICLLQDYVGMLLNDLKNKDEIKRKMVKTLTSCSFSQNMEIANKSLDEGVNALRSTGYCALDITARTAKKFYVGVSELSPFYLFFETGLVWDLALNLPYIPGSVIKGVLRSYMTDLCNKNEECISYVYEIFGVPEKDIHRGENVEIYVTGLDASSSLLVVLDSYPIKGERLLTGDITTPHYFKRGGAVKNEYEVSPKPSLRVAINEGVTFRFVVGIHQDALPLFQEWASYLGYKSGGMSFLLPLFYAFKQGIGAKTSRGYGEFELEDFSLVSFNFIKPKKVGRVRVSGR is encoded by the coding sequence ATGCCTGATGGCTGTTCACTCATCTGTTTACTCCAAGATTACGTGGGTATGTTACTTAACGACCTTAAGAATAAAGACGAAATAAAACGGAAAATGGTCAAAACCCTCACCTCTTGCTCATTTTCACAGAACATGGAAATTGCTAACAAGTCTTTAGATGAGGGTGTGAACGCATTAAGGAGTACGGGCTATTGTGCCTTGGACATAACTGCAAGGACAGCCAAGAAATTTTACGTTGGGGTCTCCGAACTCTCACCCTTTTACCTCTTCTTCGAAACTGGGTTAGTGTGGGACCTCGCGTTAAATCTACCTTATATTCCCGGTTCTGTAATTAAGGGAGTTTTAAGGAGTTATATGACGGACTTGTGTAATAAGAACGAGGAGTGTATTAGTTATGTTTACGAGATTTTTGGTGTGCCGGAAAAGGACATACATAGAGGCGAAAACGTCGAGATTTATGTGACCGGTCTTGACGCCTCTTCTTCTTTATTAGTAGTCTTAGACTCATACCCTATTAAAGGTGAGAGATTACTGACTGGCGATATAACCACTCCTCATTATTTTAAAAGAGGAGGGGCGGTTAAGAACGAGTATGAGGTTAGCCCAAAACCTTCCTTAAGGGTCGCAATAAATGAGGGGGTTACTTTTAGGTTTGTTGTAGGTATTCACCAAGACGCTTTACCGCTATTTCAAGAATGGGCGAGTTATTTAGGTTATAAAAGTGGCGGGATGTCTTTTCTTTTGCCTTTATTTTACGCTTTCAAACAAGGTATTGGTGCTAAGACTTCAAGGGGATACGGCGAATTTGAACTAGAAGACTTTTCGCTTGTCAGTTTTAACTTCATTAAGCCTAAAAAGGTGGGGAGGGTGAGGGTGAGTGGACGATAA